A window from Tenacibaculum singaporense encodes these proteins:
- the fumC gene encoding class II fumarate hydratase has translation MTKYRIEKDTMGQVEVPADKYWGAQTERSRNNFKIGPAASMPLEVVYGFAYLKKAAAYTNAELGVLATEKRDLIAQVCDEILAGKHDDQFPLVIWQTGSGTQSNMNVNEVIANRAHEIAGNVIGEGEKTIQPNDDVNKSQSSNDTFPTGMHIAAYKKIVEVTIPGVEQLRDTLQAKAEAFKDVVKIGRTHLMDATPLTLGQEFSGYVAQLNFGLKALKNTLAHLAQLALGGTAVGTGLNTPAGYDVLVAKYIAEFTELPFVTAENKFEALAAHDALVETHGALKQLAVSLNKIANDIRLMASGPRSGIGEIIIPANEPGSSIMPGKVNPTQAEAMTMVCAQVMGNDVAVTVGGTQGHYELNVFKPMMAANVLQSAQLIGDACVSFDVNCAAGIEPNQTRITELLNNSLMLVTALNTKIGYYKAAEIANTAHANGTTLKEEAVRLGYVTPEQYDEWVKPEDMTGSLK, from the coding sequence ATGACAAAATATAGAATTGAGAAAGATACAATGGGACAAGTAGAAGTTCCAGCTGATAAATATTGGGGAGCACAAACCGAGCGTTCTCGTAATAACTTTAAAATTGGTCCTGCTGCCTCTATGCCATTAGAAGTAGTATACGGGTTTGCATACTTAAAAAAAGCAGCAGCTTACACTAATGCAGAATTAGGTGTATTAGCTACTGAAAAACGTGATTTAATCGCACAAGTATGTGATGAAATTTTAGCTGGAAAGCACGACGACCAATTCCCGTTAGTAATCTGGCAAACAGGTTCTGGTACGCAGTCTAATATGAATGTAAATGAAGTAATTGCGAACCGTGCACACGAAATAGCAGGAAATGTAATTGGTGAAGGTGAAAAAACTATTCAACCAAATGATGATGTAAATAAATCACAATCATCTAACGATACGTTCCCTACAGGAATGCATATTGCAGCCTACAAGAAAATTGTAGAAGTAACTATTCCTGGTGTAGAGCAATTACGTGATACCTTACAAGCAAAAGCTGAAGCTTTTAAAGATGTAGTTAAAATTGGTCGTACGCACTTAATGGATGCTACTCCCCTAACCTTAGGACAAGAGTTTTCTGGATATGTAGCACAATTAAACTTCGGATTAAAAGCGTTAAAAAATACTTTAGCACACTTAGCTCAATTGGCTTTAGGAGGAACTGCTGTTGGAACAGGATTAAATACACCAGCTGGTTACGATGTATTAGTTGCTAAATATATTGCTGAATTTACAGAATTACCTTTTGTAACTGCTGAAAATAAATTTGAAGCTTTAGCTGCACACGATGCTTTAGTTGAGACACATGGAGCCTTAAAACAATTAGCCGTTTCGTTAAATAAAATTGCTAACGATATTCGTTTAATGGCATCAGGACCACGTTCAGGAATTGGAGAAATCATTATTCCTGCAAACGAACCAGGTTCTTCTATTATGCCAGGAAAAGTAAACCCTACACAAGCAGAAGCTATGACTATGGTTTGTGCACAAGTTATGGGTAATGATGTTGCGGTAACTGTAGGTGGTACACAAGGTCACTACGAATTAAACGTTTTTAAACCTATGATGGCAGCGAATGTATTACAATCGGCTCAATTAATTGGAGACGCTTGTGTATCGTTTGATGTAAACTGTGCTGCTGGTATTGAGCCTAACCAAACAAGAATTACTGAGTTACTAAACAACTCACTAATGTTAGTTACAGCATTAAATACTAAAATTGGATATTACAAAGCTGCTGAGATTGCAAACACTGCACATGCTAACGGAACTACTTTAAAAGAAGAAGCGGTACGTTTAGGCTATGTAACTCCAGAGCAATATGACGAATGGGTAAAACCAGAAGACATGACTGGAAGTTTAAAATAA
- a CDS encoding LodA/GoxA family CTQ-dependent oxidase gives MTNPSQNQSSSCWNCDGDITQVTQRLKEMFVEMGQKTRIENGQQPAERAVFRKQHGIAYGRFVVNKDIEEKFKIGIFAGDAYECAVRFSSDTGPTSPDLHSTLGVGLKLFGVEGPKLLGDGTNADFIFQNIDRFFARDAQQMCSFTTAGVIDRDYDSYIAKHPELASILKAMTKEEASVLSASYWAILPFKLGDSQIVKYRLVPEDTYKGTPFNDNNYLGIDLQQRLLTKEATFRFEIQLRTNDATMPLDDAQVVWSTEESPYICIAKLHLPQQDVASIGQAEFGSNLAFNIWRTLPQHEPLGSIAQARKVVYAASAEARHQANGQQLQEPKEINPQFEGNTDENSDCIVKAGIYPPIGVMRVGNSENEYFIGPLVDNPEPQTDPYAYRDKTGALKRQAAQFRIYGFNAAGKAVKELTAENAKITWHSHLANQKSSWYQFNIALDIPEAADMPPSMLRNIDVKDRNSLLIDGGAKSITGTNVTEGPFFEGEFLSKKVYLGEMRTDEKGRLIMLGGHGKSENINGDIAITFANNEGWHDDISDGPVTAEVEYEGTKLKVDPAWVICAPPDYAPMQKSVRTMWDLMRDVAVKSKMLVRPVRPSFTKDILPIFQRMTDLQWVNAGFAGAFGFGGQFDYTTKEWIKRLGNPSPAYMEMRRTISNNFRRFDVSGAEAPQLWPWLYGDAISIPSTGSVRQHATLSDLQLEFLDQWVEGDFDADYVDMTGCPHVPKPPTIDELPVSEQPDMLTKAAMEFCLADAFHPGCEMTWPMRSSGMYMAPFRIKHAPKTPPVNTTYYGPMMNNDILPLAKGPILGGQVAGGITRWMAIPWQTDTASCRDGYTSEYDPYLPTFWPARVPNNILNEKRYKETMNTNLSEETRIQAFNFRSDWLDNLPLDGQAPTYTNQINSMIKYFDKLAVVQKRPGVQHDPNFPEEMQVGITPTPEQEATLLKATIQELQGVLTAKHALKKGLQNTIDAAVDKLSHDNLLNEQFVLEDAQRSLLSLTEDELEKDFKATPNVIKTIHLIASKLHHMKQSDSHQEAAPKRVEVGIPEKMTRFSRYIPK, from the coding sequence ATGACAAACCCCTCACAAAATCAATCTTCATCATGCTGGAACTGCGATGGAGACATTACCCAAGTTACACAACGTTTAAAAGAAATGTTTGTAGAAATGGGACAAAAAACCCGTATTGAAAACGGACAACAACCTGCAGAGAGAGCTGTATTTAGAAAACAACACGGTATCGCTTACGGTCGTTTTGTAGTAAACAAAGACATCGAAGAAAAATTCAAAATCGGAATTTTTGCCGGTGACGCTTACGAATGTGCTGTTCGTTTTTCAAGTGATACGGGACCCACTTCTCCTGATTTACATTCTACTTTAGGAGTCGGTTTAAAACTCTTTGGTGTAGAAGGTCCTAAGCTATTAGGAGATGGTACCAATGCCGATTTTATCTTTCAAAACATCGACCGTTTTTTTGCACGTGATGCACAACAAATGTGTAGCTTTACCACAGCTGGTGTTATTGACCGTGATTACGACTCATACATAGCAAAACACCCTGAATTAGCTAGTATTTTAAAAGCAATGACCAAAGAAGAAGCTAGTGTATTAAGCGCTAGTTACTGGGCAATTCTACCTTTTAAATTAGGTGATTCTCAAATTGTAAAATATCGTTTAGTACCTGAAGACACTTACAAAGGAACTCCTTTTAACGATAATAATTATTTAGGTATCGATTTACAACAACGGTTGTTAACCAAAGAAGCTACCTTCCGTTTCGAAATACAATTGCGTACCAACGATGCTACCATGCCTTTAGATGATGCACAGGTAGTTTGGAGCACAGAAGAAAGTCCGTATATATGTATTGCTAAATTACATTTACCTCAACAAGATGTGGCTAGTATTGGTCAAGCGGAGTTTGGAAGCAACTTAGCCTTTAATATTTGGAGAACCTTACCTCAACATGAGCCTTTAGGTTCTATTGCGCAAGCAAGAAAAGTAGTATATGCGGCAAGTGCCGAAGCACGTCATCAAGCCAACGGACAACAACTACAAGAACCTAAAGAAATCAATCCTCAATTTGAAGGTAACACCGATGAAAATAGTGACTGTATCGTAAAAGCAGGTATCTACCCTCCTATTGGCGTAATGCGTGTAGGAAATAGTGAAAACGAATACTTTATCGGTCCGTTGGTTGATAATCCTGAACCACAAACCGATCCGTATGCGTATCGAGATAAAACAGGAGCCTTAAAAAGACAAGCAGCACAATTTAGAATCTACGGATTCAATGCTGCTGGAAAAGCGGTAAAGGAATTAACTGCTGAAAATGCCAAAATTACGTGGCATAGCCATTTAGCTAATCAAAAATCGTCTTGGTATCAATTTAACATTGCCTTAGATATTCCCGAAGCAGCAGATATGCCTCCTTCTATGTTACGTAATATTGATGTAAAAGACCGTAACTCTTTATTAATTGATGGAGGTGCAAAATCTATTACCGGAACCAATGTTACCGAAGGCCCTTTCTTTGAAGGAGAGTTTCTTTCAAAAAAAGTATACTTAGGTGAAATGCGTACGGATGAAAAAGGACGCCTAATCATGTTAGGAGGACACGGAAAATCGGAAAACATCAATGGTGATATAGCCATTACATTTGCCAATAACGAAGGTTGGCACGATGATATTTCGGACGGACCTGTTACTGCGGAAGTAGAATACGAAGGAACAAAATTAAAAGTAGACCCAGCCTGGGTTATTTGTGCTCCACCAGATTATGCACCGATGCAAAAATCGGTACGTACGATGTGGGATTTAATGCGCGACGTTGCTGTGAAATCTAAAATGTTGGTGCGTCCTGTAAGACCATCGTTTACCAAGGATATTTTACCAATCTTCCAGCGTATGACTGATTTACAGTGGGTAAATGCTGGTTTTGCCGGAGCTTTTGGTTTTGGAGGTCAGTTTGATTACACCACAAAAGAATGGATTAAACGATTAGGAAATCCATCACCTGCTTATATGGAAATGCGAAGAACGATTTCTAACAACTTCCGTCGTTTTGATGTATCTGGAGCAGAAGCACCTCAACTATGGCCTTGGCTATATGGTGATGCAATCAGCATTCCTTCCACAGGCTCTGTACGTCAACATGCTACCTTATCAGACTTACAATTAGAGTTTTTAGACCAGTGGGTTGAAGGTGATTTTGATGCTGATTATGTAGACATGACTGGATGTCCGCACGTACCTAAACCACCAACGATAGACGAACTTCCTGTTTCAGAACAACCAGATATGTTAACTAAAGCAGCTATGGAGTTTTGTTTAGCTGATGCTTTTCACCCTGGTTGTGAAATGACGTGGCCTATGCGTTCATCTGGAATGTACATGGCTCCTTTTAGAATTAAACATGCACCTAAAACACCGCCTGTTAATACTACGTATTATGGTCCAATGATGAATAACGATATATTACCATTGGCAAAAGGACCTATTTTAGGCGGACAAGTAGCTGGGGGAATTACTCGTTGGATGGCGATTCCTTGGCAAACAGATACCGCTAGTTGTAGAGATGGATACACTAGTGAATACGATCCATATTTACCAACGTTTTGGCCTGCGAGAGTGCCGAATAACATCTTAAACGAAAAGCGTTATAAAGAAACGATGAATACTAATTTATCAGAGGAAACCCGTATTCAAGCCTTTAATTTCCGTTCCGATTGGCTAGATAATCTTCCCTTAGATGGTCAAGCACCAACCTATACGAATCAAATTAATAGCATGATTAAGTATTTTGATAAGTTAGCGGTGGTTCAAAAGCGCCCAGGAGTTCAGCATGATCCAAATTTCCCTGAAGAAATGCAGGTGGGTATTACTCCTACTCCAGAACAAGAGGCAACATTATTAAAAGCTACCATACAAGAATTACAAGGTGTTTTAACCGCTAAACATGCGTTAAAGAAAGGACTTCAAAATACAATAGATGCAGCCGTAGATAAACTATCACACGATAATTTATTAAACGAGCAATTTGTATTGGAAGATGCACAACGTAGTTTATTAAGCTTAACGGAAGATGAACTAGAAAAAGACTTTAAAGCAACACCAAATGTTATTAAAACCATACATTTAATTGCTTCTAAGTTACATCATATGAAACAGTCTGATTCACATCAAGAAGCAGCTCCTAAAAGAGTTGAGGTTGGTATTCCTGAGAAGATGACACGTTTTTCAAGATATATTCCTAAATAA